One region of Cryptosporidium parvum Iowa II chromosome 4, whole genome shotgun sequence genomic DNA includes:
- a CDS encoding hypothetical protein (domain similar to KOG2065, gamma-tubulin ring complex protein) — protein MIHDVLLSLTGFVGDKIEVDPVEFTSNSISLYSYKYRLRLKSNIEEYLSETEKLLVDKILHISSNFYSVNEFVKRVLGSVYNKHSNYNSNTNTNPAFGSKFNQEKSHQLQIRADLKKRLLRINPVGLYIHAVAKCMQEYILRFLQKINQLEREVFENPSLPLTFVLTSITKPSRVLDNFMAFIDEWYNLALNSRVDSTCKFSFSNMFITMEKFENLCEIYISIPCGYILDYFYLGVSSGDLLQESVSKNFLLVCSRIFCYQMINWIILGKLVDPFEEFIVGRFSISAPTNSLNSQKDANFSNSFSISSNDR, from the coding sequence atgatACACGATGTTTTACTTTCTCTTACAGGGTTTGTTGGGGATAAGATTGAAGTGGACCCTGTAGAATTTACAAGTAACTCAATTTCTTTGTATAGTTATAAATATAGATTGAGACTCAAATCTAATATTGAGGAATATTTATCAGAAActgaaaaattattagtgGACAAGATTTTGCATATTTCTAGCAACTTCTATTCTGTTAATGAATTTGTTAAAAGAGTTCTAGGCTCTGTGTACAACAAGCATAGtaattataattcaaatacaaaCACGAATCCAGCTTTTGGATCAAAATTTAACCAAGAAAAGAGCCATCAACTTCAAATTAGAGCAGATCTTAAGAAAAGATTACTCAGAATTAACCCTGTTGGACTATATATACATGCAGTAGCAAAATGCATGCAGGAGTATATTCTTCGATTTCTTCAGAAGATTAATCAGTTAGAAAGAGAAGTTTTTGAAAATCCGAGTTTGCCTCTTACTTTTGTACTAACTTCAATAACAAAACCCTCCAGAGTTTTAGATAATTTTATGGCATTCATTGATGAGTGGTATAATCTTGCTCTTAATTCAAGAGTAGATTCTACATGTAAATTCTCGTTTTCAAATATGTTTATTACAATggaaaaatttgaaaatttgtgtgaaatatatataagtATTCCATGTGGATATATATTggattatttctatttggGAGTGTCTTCTGGAGATTTACTTCAGGAATCAGTGAGCAAAAACTTTCTATTGGTATGTAGTCGAATCTTTTGCTATCAAATGATAAATTGGATTATTTTAGGAAAGTTGGTTGACCCTTTTGAAGAGTTTATTGTCGGAAGGTTTTCCATTTCAGCTCCTACTAATTCATTAAACTCCCAAAAGGATGCTAACTTTTCAAACTCATTTTCAATCTCTTCAAATGATAGGTAA